DNA from Lactobacillus johnsonii:
TTCTTCTAAAAATTTTACTTTACTATTATTATCGGCAACGATTAAAAGGTGAGAAATATAGGTATCTTGAGTTGGGCTTAAAGAAATTGTAATCGGTTCGGTTAAGATAGTATCTTTAGGAATATAGAGGAAAAGTCCAGAATTTAAGTAGGCATAATGATAGGCAGTTAATTTATCTTCATTATGTTTAATTACTGACCCTAAAGTTGACTGCACAAGTTCGGGATATTTTTTACTTGCTGTAAAAATATCGGTTAAGATAATACCTTTCTTTTCTAAAAGTTTCTGCTCCTCTTTTAAAGAAAAGTCAGCTTGATTAGACCAAGAAAAATCTTCCTTTTTAATCAAAGGCCAATCTTGATACGAGAATCGCTGCATTTTAGGATAATCAAGTTCTTCTAGTCTTTCAAAGGATTTAATTCTTAAATCAGTTAACCATGAGGATCCATTATTTTTATGAGAAAAATTAAGCAAATTTTCTTTAGTTAGCATAAGCACTCCTAATTCTCATCAACTAATTTAATATCTAAGCCAAGTTCGTCACGTAAACCTGCATATCCCTCTTGTTCAAGCTTCTTAGCTAAATCAGGACCTCCATCTTTTACAACTCGTCCATCCATCATGACATGTACAATATCTGGGACGATGTAATCAAGCAAACGTTGATAGTGCGTTATCATTAAAGCACCAAAATTATCTCCTCGCATTGCATTAACTCCACGCGATACTACTCGTAATGCATCTATATCAAGGCCAGAATCAATTTCATCTAAAATTCCAAAACTTGGTTTAATCATTAACATCTGTAAAATTTCATTACGTTTCTTTTCTCCGCCTGAAAATCCTTCATTAAGATATCGTTCAGTCATGGCCTCATTCATATCTAACAAATCAAGGTTCTTATCCAATTCATTCAAGAAAGTCATCACTGATATTGGATCATCTTTGGGTCGACGAGCATTAATTGCAGCACGTAAAAATTCTGCATTAGTTACCCCAGGTACCTCTGCTGGATATTGCATTGCTAGAAATAGTCCCTTACGAGCTCGCTCATCTACCGGCATTTCAACAATGCTTTCATTATTTAACAGAATATCTCCTTGAGTAACATGGTAGCGGGGATTTCCCATAATTGTTTCAGATAAAGTAGATTTCCCGGTTCCATTAGGCCCCATAATTGCGTGAATCTCGCCAGTTTTCAAACTTAAATTCACACCTTTAAGGATCTTTTTTTTACTCTTCTTATCCTTATCCTCAACTTCAACATGTAAATCTTTAATTTCTAACGTAGCCATGTAAATCCTCACCTTTTATCATTCTATATTTAGTGTTATCAGCTCTAGCTAACATACAACATATAGATAATATTAATCCTATTAAAGCTATAATTTTAGTCTTGACTTTTGATTAGAAGTTCTTAGCCCTATTCTAATAACAAGTAAATTTTATTGGCTGCATAATTTTCCCTGTTCATGAATCTAGTTATTTTAGTGCTAAGATACAAATGAGGTAATTTCATTCCCGCGATGCCTTATCTTCTTGTTTAAAGAGTCGGTGGAGGCCTAAAATGATGAAATATTTCAACATGATTGCCCTACTTGTTGTCATTGCAATTTGTTTTCTTAAAAACTACACCATCTATGCTTTGCGCTTAGGGACAGTAGTAGGCTTATTAATGCAAAGTCGCTTTACTTCGTTTTGCCAAATACAATATAAAAAAGAGATTGATTTTAAATCAATCTCTTTTTTACTAAATCAACCCCATCTTTACCAAATACTCTGCATTTTCTACAGTATTCCAAGCAGCGCCTTTTAATAAGTTATCGGAGACAACCCACATATTAAAGGCTCCCTTGTTTTCATAATCAGGACGAATTCTTCCAACAAAGGTATCGCGTGAACCTTCTGCATTAATTGGTTGAGGATAAATTTGATTTTTAATATCGTCTTGTAATACATCCCCTGGGAAATCCGCAATCACATCCATAATATCTTGCGCAGTAGCTGATTCATCTTCTACAGTGAAATAAACACTTTCCCCATGAGCGATGGGTACAGGTACACGCACACAAGTTGCAGTAACCTTAATATCCTTAGAATTCATATCATTGAGCATAATCTTCTTAGTCTCGTGAATCATTTTCCATTCTTCATGAGAATAACCACTATCTTCTAAAACATCAATCTGAGGAAGTAAATTAAATGCTAAAGGATAATGCTTTTTATCACCCTTAGTTGGCAAAATATGTGCATCTTCTTGCATATTCTTACCATCTAAATAATCTTGCGATTCTTTCTTAAGTTCATCGATTGCGGCTTGGCCTGCACCAGACGCAGCTTGATAAGTTGAAACAATAATTTGCTTTAAGCCAAACATTCGGCGAACTGGTTCAAGCGCCATCACCATCTGAATAGTGGAGCAATTTGGATTAGCAATAATGCCATGATGATTCTTTAAAGCTTCCGGATTAACTTCTGGAACGACTAAAGGCACATCTTCATCCATTCTAAACGCACTGGTGTTATCTACGCAAACGGCCCCTCTTTTAACTGCTTCTGGCAAAAACTTCTTTGATACACTTCCACCGGCTGAAGATAACACTAAATCAATCCCATTAAAAGAATCCGGAGTGGTTTCTTCAACTACTAAATCTTGATTACGAAACTTAAGATGCGTGCCCGCTGAACGTGATGAAGCAAGCAGCTTCACGCTTTTAACCGGAATCGTTGACTTAGCTAATTGGTCAATCATTCTTCTCCCAACTGCACCAGTAGCACCTAAAATTGCAACATTATATTCCTTACTCATTCTTCATTACCTTCTTTTAAAAACTCCCCAATTCTCTTTAACGCAACTTGCAAAGCCTCATCTGATGAAGCATAGGATAATCTAATGTAACCTTCTCCACCAGGTCCAAATGCACTTCCTGGAGTAACCCCAACCTTTTTCTTAAAAGCTAAATCTAGTGCGAATTGCATATCATCGGTTCCATATTTTTCTGGAATTTTTGCAAAAATATAAAATGCGCCTTGGGGTTTAACAAATTCAACGCCCATTTTACTTAATTCATTTACTACAAAATCACGTCTTTTTTGATAAATCTTTTTATACTCTTTTGAATCATCAATTCCATTAGTAAGTGCCTCAATCGCCGCTGCTTGAGAGGAATCAGTAGTGGTAGTAACCATTAAGCCGTGAACCTTACTAATTTGATCCATTACCTTTTTTGGTCCAGCAATATAGCCTAAACGGTATCCCGTCATTGCGTGAGATTTAGATAAACCAGAAATATATAAAGTTCTCTCTGGAATCTCAGTAGCAATTGAATAATGCTCAACACCATAAGTTAATGAACTATAAATTTCATCAGTAATCACGTAAAGATTGTATTTTTCGACTATTTTAGCCAGTTGCTTGATTTCTTCATGAGTATATTCAACTCCAGTTGGATTAGTCGGATAGTTGAGAATTAACCCTTTAATAGTCGGATCATTTTTTACTACCTCTTCCAATTTTTCGGCAGTAAGTTTAAAGTCATCGCTTGCTGTATTCACTAAAGAATATTGAACACCAGCTAAATTAGCAACTGGCCAATAAAGTGAAAAAACAGGTGTAGGGACTAAAATTTTATCTTCGGGATTAAATAAAGCAAAAATAGCGGCATTAATTGCTTCTGTAGCTCCCACTGTAGCTACAATTTCACTCTTAGGGTCATATTTAACGTGAATGATTTTGTCTAAAAAACAACTAATAGCCTCCAAAAGCTCTTTCTTTCCTTTTTGAGGAGCATAATGAGAGTCATTTTCCTTAATACTTTTAACAGCCGCCTTTTTTACATGTTCAGGTGTATTTAAGTCTGGTTCACCTAAAGTCAATTTAATAATGTTGGGAATTTCTGAAACTTTATTATCAAAAATCCGAATTCCTGATGGCTTTAAATTTTCAACCTTTTCACTAAAATGAAGATTATCAGCTAATTCTGGCATTTTAGGCCTCACAATCTATAAAATATTTTCTAATCCAACTATCAATTCATGTAAAGAATCAACTTTTTCAAGTGCTACTTTAACTCCGCTCATAAATGATTCACGATCAAACGAATCTTGTCGAATAGTCAAAGCTTCTCCGTTACCGCCGAACAAAACTTGTTCATGAGCAATGTAACCTGGAAGACGAACGGAATGGATCTTAATTCCTTCATAATCACCACCACGAACATGAGCTAAGCTTTCAACTTCATTAGGAGCACTTTCATGTTTTGGACGATTTTCTGCAATTAATTTTGCCGTGCTTAAAGCCGTTCCAGAGGGGGCATCTTTCTTATCCGCATGGTGCATTTCAATAATTTCAACATCTGGAAAGTATTTGGCAGCTTCTTTTGCAAATTTCATCAGTAAGACCGCAGACATTCCAAAATTAGAAGCAATTATTCCTCCTACTTTTTCTTTTTGGGCTAAGTCCTTTAGTTCTGTCACTTGTTCATCACTTAAACCAGTCGTTCCCACGATCGGTAAAATATGATGCAGAATTGCATATTTTACATTTTCATAAACTGCATTAGGAGTAGTGAAGTCAATCCAAATATCAGCAATATTTTCAGGAATATCGCTCAATTGATTAAAAATTTGAGCACTCTTAGGAAGATGATATTCTTCAGGATCATGATTAGCATGGGGACTAAGACCTGCTACAATTTCAAAATCGGCCATGTTATTTACTAAGTTAACTACTTTTTGCCCCATGGCACCCGCAAAACCAGCAATTAAAACTTTTTTAATCATTTTCTTCCACTTCTTTTCCTAAATCTAGTGGTAATTCGTGCATTAAAGCATCGTCTTTTAAGCCCAAATGTTGTGCTAAGGTTACTTTTTCTTCTTCATTTAAACTTACTAATGGCAAACGACAACCACCAGTCTTAAATCCCTGAGCATTCAAAACTGCCTTAACTGGTGATGGGGATGGATACATAAATAATGCAGCCATTCTTGGAGTTAACCATCGTTGCAAGCGAGCAGCCTCAGGATAGTTTCCAGCGTACAAATCATCGTACATTTCACGCATTTGCTTAGAATAAATGTGGGAAGCTACTGATACAACACCATTTGCCCCAAGCAAACGCGCAGTTAAAGCTTGACTATCTTCACCCGTAAAGACTTGGAAATCATTATCCTTATGATCAATAATGTATTCCAATTCCTCTAGGCTGGCACATTGCTTAATTCCTTTAATATTTTCAATGTGAGAGAGTTGAACCACCGTTTCTTGATTCATTTTGACGCCAACACGTCCTGGAATGTTATAAATCAAAATTGGAAGATCAACATTCTCGGCTACTGCAGTAAAGTGAGCTACCATACTACGCTGATTCGGCTTGTTATAAGGAGGAACAACAACTAAGGCATAATCAATTCCTTTAATTTTTGCTACTTCATTAGTAAATGCAATTGTTTCAGCGGTGTTATTGCTTCCAGTTCCGGCAATGACTGGAACACGTCCATTTACAATTTCACCAAATTTAGTATAAAGCTCAATTTTTTCATCATGAGATAAAGTTGGTGTCTCACCAGTTGTTCCCCCAACAACAAAACCATTGGTCCCTTGACTAATCAAATAATTAGTTAGCTTCTTTAAACTGTCATAATCGATTTCTTCATTTTCATCAAAAGGAGTTACAAGTGCCGTTAATAAATCAGTATCAATTAATCTTGTCAATTTTATTTCTCCATTCTATAAATCAAGAATCCTTTAATAGCTTCTATACCTCGCATAATACTGCTTTCATTAGGTGTTAACGTTGCCGAATGAAGTTCGGAGTTATCTTCTACTCCTAACCAAAACATCACTCCAGGGAATTTAGCTAATAAAAATCCAAAATCTTCTCCCGTCATTGCTGGCGCTGTTTCAACATAGTTGACTTGGGGATTATTTTTCATATACGAGATAAATTGCTTAGTTAATTCAGGATTATTTTCAACAGGCCAATAGCCTCCTTGATTCAGCTGCAATTCAACGTCCAAATTATAGCTACGAGCAATACCTTCACAGATATCTTTTAAGCGTTGATCAATTTGAACAATCATTTTTTGAGTTAATCCACGAATTGTTCCCTCAATTCTGGCATGGCCTGCGATTACGTTTCGAATTGTACCCGCTTCTATTTTTCCTAAAGTTACTACCCCACTTTGAATAGGATCGATACTTCTAGAAATAATAGTTTGAATTTGCATAATTAAACTAGCTGCTGCCACAACCGTATCATTGGCATTTTGCGGAAAAGCAGCATGACCACTTTTACCAGTAATATCAATATTTACCTCAGTGGTTCCGGCAAACAAAGTCCCCATTCGACAACCAATTGCGCCTGCTGGCAAAGCTGGATTGTCATGTAAACCATAAAATTCATCCGGTTTAAATTCATCATGAAAAATTCCTTTTTCATATGCTTGTTTGCCGCCGCTTTCACTTTCTTCGGCTGGTTGAAAGAAAAACAACAAATTATCTTGAGGTTGATTTTCACTAAAATAATTTAAAAGTCCTAAAGCAACTGTCATATGAATATCATGTCCGCACGCATGCATTACATTAGGATTTTTAGAAGCATACGGAAGATTAGTTTTTTCATTAACAGGTAAAGCATCAATATCTGCGCGATAACCAATAGTTCTTTGAGGATTTTTACCTTTTACTAATACTAAAATGGCAGTTGGAAGTGATTGTGGTACTTCGATTTTTAAATAATCTTGATTAAAGCCCCTGATAGTATTTAAAAGATAATCATGAGTTTTAAATTCTTTAAGAGCTAATTCTGGAATTTGATGTAAATGACGTCTAATCTGAATGAGTTCTTTTTCTGTTAAAATCATTGCTATATCTTTCTTAAATTATCTTCTAAACCAGTTTTGCTTTCGGTTTTTTGATCAACTTTTTTAATAACTTTAGCTGGCACACCTGCTACCACAGTATAAGGAGCTACATCATGAGTTACAATTGCCCCCGCCGCAATTACAGCACCTTCGCCAACATGAACGCCTTCAATTACTACTGCATTAGCACCAATTAAAACATTATCATCAATTCTTACTGGTTCCGCAGAAGCAGGTTCAATTACCCCTGCTAAAACTGCATTGGCACCCACGTGGCAATGCTTTCCTACAATAGCACGCCCTCCTAAGACAGCACCCATATCAATCATAGAATCATCACCAATTTCAGCACCAATATTAATCACAGCTCCCATCATAATTACTGCATTATTACCAATTACGACTTGATCTCTAATTAAAGCGCCTGGTTCAATACGAGCGTTGATTTCTTTTAAATCAAGTAAAGGTACAGCAGAATTACGGGCATCGTTTTCGACATGATAATCTTCAATCTCTTGCGAATGGTTTGCTAAAAATTCTTTTACTACTTGCCAATCTCCAAAAATCACACCACTTTTAGCATTGACAAAATCTTGAATCTCTTCTGAAAAGTCAATATTTTCCAACTCTCCTTTAAGATAAACTTTGACTGGCGTTTTTTTAGGAGCATTTCCAATATAATTAATAATACTTTGAGCATCTAGTTTTGACATTTTTATCTCTTTTCTACATTAAATATTGTAATCTTGGTCTAAATGAACTAAATCTTCTAAGGATTCTCTTCTAATAACTACTTGTGCTTTCCCATCTTCTGCAAAAACGACAGCGGGACGAGGATTACGATTATAATTTGAAGCCATTGAGTACCCATAAGCACCAGTATCAAGCATTGCCAAAATATCACCTGCTTTTAGTGAAGGTAACTTAGCATCTGCTAAAATATCGCCAGATTCGCAATATTTACCAGCCACATGAAATTCTTGACTAGCCTTTCTTTGCGGATCGTTAGCCAAAACCGTTTCATATTTTGCTTGGTAAAGAGCTGGCCGAATGTTGTCTCCCATCCCTCCATCAACAGCAACATAAGGAACTAAGCCGGGAATTTCTTTCATGCTTCCTACTTTGTATAGATTGTACCCTGCTGGTCCTACAATGGAGCGACCAGGTTCAATATCAATTTCAGGAATTGGAAAATTATATTTAGTTGCTTCATCTTTAATTGTTTTTACAATAGCTTTTACAAATTCTTCTGGCTTTAGAGGATGATCTTCTTGAACATATTTAATTCCAAAACCACCGCCGACATTGATTACTTGAGCTGTATAATCATAATTTTTTCTCCAAGATGCTGCGACATCAACTAATTTAGCTGCTGCCATTTCAAAACCATTAAGTTCAAAAATTTGTGAACCGATATGAGCATGGATTCCTAACATATGCATTCTTTGATTTTTCAAAACTTCTTGTAAGGCCTTGTCGGCTTGACCAGACTTTAGATCAAAACCAAATTTGCTATCTACTTGACCAGTTTGATCATATTCATGAGTGTGAGCTGAAATACCCGGCGTGATTCTAAGCATGACGTTGATCTCACTATCTTGTTCTTCAAGAACCTGTCTCAGCAAATCAATTTCATAGAAATTATCAATCATAATTTTGCCAACATGGTTTTTGACAGCCATTTCAAGCTCTTCTTTTGATTTATTATTGCCATGAAAACTAATCCGCTCCATTGGAAAATTGGCCTTCATAGCTGTATAAAGCTCACCTGCAGACACAACATCGGTATAAGCTCCCTCCTCATTGGCAACTTGATACATCGCAATTGAGGCGAAAGCTTTACTAGCATAACTCACTGCATAATTAACTTGTTCTTCTTCAAACACCTTTTTAAAAGCACGAATTTGATTACGAATTTGGCTAACATCATATACAACTAAAGGAGTTCCATATTCTTTGGCTAGCTTAAGGCTATCCACTCCTCCAATAGTTAAATGGCCTGCTTGATTAATCTGATTAGTAATTTGTGAATTCATATTTTGCCTGCATTTCTAAAAATAGAAGCGCTAATAAAAAAATCCATTGTCTGCGCTCAACAAACAACGGATTAAATTATTTTTAATCTTATGATCGATAGCGCTCCGCGAATTTTAATTTTCGCGACAGTTTACAATCTCTTAAATTGCATCCCAGCAAATAATACTTGGCCTCATATTATCACTTCGGCAACTTCCCCTTTCACAATTCATCATAGTTTTGCCTAAACTCCTAATTGCTACTTTTGTCAGTTGCGCCTCTTCGAATTTGACTAAATTGTATATTTTATTAAAAACAGAGTCAATAGTTTTACATGATTTTTTAATTTTTATTGCAAGTTTGAAAATTAATGTTAAACTTGCAATAAAAATCTTTTAACTAAAGCCCATTTACTTGCAGCTTTAATTAAACTAAAAGGAAGTACTGATATGAGAGTAGTAAAATTTGGTGGCAGTTCGCTAGCCACCGGCACTAGTGTGAATCAAGCACTTGAGATTATTTTAGCTGATCCATCTCGACAAGTGATGGTTGTCTCAGCTCCTGGTAAAAGAAATAGCTCAGATATTAAAGTTACAGATCTTTTAATTAAATATGCAAAAACTGTCCTAAATCATCAAAACTATTCAAAAATAGTTGACGAAATTTATAGTCGCTATCAAGAAATTGGTTATTTTTTTGGATTAGATGAGACTCAACTTAACATAATTAAAGATATTCTACTTTCTTTACCCGAATTTTCTTATCCAACTGATGATTATCTAATTGCCGCATTTAAAGCTCATGGCGAACGATTAAATGCACGAGTAATTGCAATGATTTTAAATCAAAAGGGAATTAAAACTAAATATTTAGATCCTCATGAAGCTGGGTTAACCGTTACTGGTGAACCGAATGATGCCATTGTGAGTCCTGAGACCTACCTCAACCTTGATAAAATCAAAATAGATTCTGATGAGCATATCATCTTTCCAGGCTTTTTTGGTATTACACCTTCTGGCCATATCGCCACTTTTTCTCGAGGAGGTTCGGATATCACTGGGGCAATTTTAGCTAAAGGATTGCATGCAGACCTATATGAAAACTTTACTGACGTCAATGGAATCTTCGCAGCTAATCCAGCTATCATTCATCATCCCCAATCTATAAAGACCATGACTTACCGTGAAATGCGTGAATTGTCATATGCAGGATTTTCTGTTTTTCATGATGAAGCTTTAATCCCAGCTATTGAAGGAGAAGTTCCAATTAACGTCAAAAACACTCATGATCCTCACAATCCTGGTACCATGATTGTGCCTGACAAGCTATTTAAGCCTCTTAATCCCATTACAGGAGTAGCTAGTCAAAAACACTTCTCTGCTCTTTATTTGCACAAATATTTGCTTAATAAAGAGGCCGGCTTTACTTTACGTATCTTACAAATTCTTTATAAGCATAATATTCCTTACGAACATATGCCTTCTGGGATCGACGATATCACAATTATCTTTAATCGCCAGTTTTTAAACGATCAATTAATTGATTTAATTTGTAACGAAATTCAGTCTTTAATTAATCCTGATCAACTGGAATGGATTGATGATTATGCCATTATTATGATCGTCGGCGAAGGAATGAAATATGAACATGGAATTAGTTCACAAATCTTATCCTCTCTAAATAAAGAGGATATTTCACCTCAAATGATCAACCAAGGCGCTTCACAAATTTCAATCATGATTGGAACCAAGAAAGAAGAAGCTGATCAAGTAGTTAAAACAATCTACAAACAATTTTTCTAGAAAGGATTCTTTATATGTCAACTTTATATAAAGTGCACGGCTCTCAAAACCATTTCTTTATTCTAGATCAAACAGAACTTTCCACTCCTCTTACAGATACAGAATTAGTTGAATTTACTAAAAAAATCACCAATCCCTCATCAGGAATTTTAAATGGAGCCGATGGTGTTTTAGCAATTAATTCTCCTACGCGGCCACAAGCTTTAGCGCAAATGCGAGTTATCAATGCCGATGGTAGTGAGGCCTCAATGTGTGGGAATGGACTAAGAACTGTCGCTCGCTATTTATTCGAAAAATATAATCAAGACAACTTTTTAGTAGACACCATGAATGCTAATTTACGTGTTCGTAAGCATGATAATTTAGCTAAAGGAGTAAAAGCCTTCGCAGTCGAGATTTCTCCGGTATCTTTTAATAAAAGCTCCCTTCCCTTTCAAAATTTAGGTTACAATCGAATCATTGACCAATATTTACCAGAAATTTATCCCGGTCTACGTTTTACCTCAATTGCCGTTCCTAATCCCCATTTGATTAGTTTTATGGATCAGAATCAAATTGAAAGTAATATTTTAAAAGAAGTTGGAGAATATTTAAACGGTGATAATCCTTACTTCCCAGATGGAGTCAATGTCAACTTTGCCCAAATCATTGATAAAAATAAGCTCTTTGTACGTACCTATGAGCGCGGAGTAGGTTTTACAAATGCCTGCGGAACTGGAATGTCAGCCACATCTTTGGCATTTTGTTTGACCTATCCGGAGAAAGGCTTCTTTAATCAATCAATTGACGTTTACAATCCGGGTGGAAAAGTTCAAACAATTGTCCATCACGAAAATCATACTTATTGGATCGAATTAATTGGGAATGCTACCTTCACTGATCAAATTGAAATTAGTGAAGCTGACTTACATAATTGTGATTTTTCAAGCATAAATATAACTTCTACTGAAGAAGAAAGTGACTATCAAAATTTCATTCAAAACTTGCCCCATTTCAATAATTTCAGCGCAAACTAAAATGGTTCTATACTTTTTCCTGTTGATAAATATCTATGGTGTTCTATCGACAGGATTTTTTATTGCATAAAAAAGAGGCCATAGCCTCTCTTAACTTAAAATCCTTCTTCGACCAATTCAATTAAGTTTACTAGGAGTTTTTGCTATGTCCTCTCTTAATGATTGTATTAAATTTCATCTCAATATTGAAGATCCTAATATTATTTTTTCTGATTATTTTAAAAAATATATTAACGGCAAATATCATAATCTCTATGTAGCTGAACTTATTCAGTCCCATTGTCCTTACTGTCTTTCCTCTAACCTTAAGCATAATGGTCATTATACTTCTAACGTACGCTTTATTACTGCTGATGCTAGCCATCCAGTTATTATCAGACTTAAAAAGCAGCGCGTTTTGTGTAATGCCTGCCTTAAAAGCTCAATGGCTCAGTCTAATCTTATTAATAAAGGCTGCTATATCTCTAACACTTCTAAGCGAAAAATACTTTCTGCTCTTACTGAAGATCGTTCTATGACTAGCATTGCTAGAGAACATAATGTATCTGTCAACACGGTTCAAAGAGTATTAGAATCCTGTTCTTCTAAGTTCTATGATAATTTTGATCATCTCCCTGAACACCTAGCTTTTGATGAATTCAAAGGTGTAGGCAAAAATCTTCACTTTATTTGTCTAGATGGTGATACTCACAAAGTTATTCAAATTCTTAGAACTCGTTTTAAACCTGATATTTTGCGATATTTTTACAAGTTTACCCCTAAGGCTCGCTCAATGGTTAAGACAGTGACCATGGAGCTTAACTGCTATTATCCACTAGTTGCTAGAGAATTATTTCCAAATGCTCAGATTGTTATTGATCGTTTCCATATGGTTCAAATGCTTATTCGATCTTTTAACATTTTCAGAGTTCAGATCATGAAACAATTCAATAAACAAAGCCGTGAATATAAACTTTTAAAGTCTCCTTGGAAGCTTTATCTCATAAAATATGGCAAGCTTAATAAGACTACTCCATACTACGATTGGCACTTTAAAGACTCTCTCACTCAGGAACATGTTGTCTTAGACGGCTTAGAGTGCAATAAAGATCTCGAAAATACATATTGGATTATGCAGGACTTTATGACTGCTATTCAAAATAAAGATGAAAAACAGATTATTCACTTACTTAACTCAAAACAAACTGTAGGCAAGCAAATGCATCAAACACTACTGACCTTTAAATATAATTAATACCGGTGTCCTAAATGGTATATCTTCTAACTACTCTAATGGTTGTCTTGAAGGTATCAATCGCAAGATTAAGCAGATTGAGCGTACCACTTACGGATACAATAATTTTAGACATTTATTAATTAGAATTAGACTAGAGGAAAATTTGGTCAAAGAAAAAGAGCCAAACAACTATTTTCTAGTTGCTTAGCTCTCTTTACAAACTATTCATCAACCAGATTTGACAAACAGCCAATTTTATTTATTTTCCAAAAAAGCTCTGCTGATTTTCAGCAGAGCTAAATATTTAATCTTCTTCTAAAACGGAAGCTACTTTTTTAGATTTAACAAAATGAACAACTAATCCAACTACTAAACCAACCAAAGCTGGTACGAGCCATGAAAGTCCCATATTAGCTAATGGCAAATTATTTCTAAGAGAAGTAACAGCTAAACCAAATGAGCTTTGACTTACAACGCTTGGAAAAGCAACTACCATGTCACCTAAAGCAGGAACAACTGTAAATAGGATTACAAAGAAGTAAACAACTCCATCTGTTTTAAATAATGGTGAAAAAACAGATAATAAGATTAATACCATTGATAATGGGTATAAGAACATCAACATTGGAGTTGACCAAGCGATGATTGTGTCTAATCCAAAGTTAGCTGCTAAGAATGATGCTAAGCAGCTAAGTGCCAAC
Protein-coding regions in this window:
- a CDS encoding aspartate kinase, with translation MRVVKFGGSSLATGTSVNQALEIILADPSRQVMVVSAPGKRNSSDIKVTDLLIKYAKTVLNHQNYSKIVDEIYSRYQEIGYFFGLDETQLNIIKDILLSLPEFSYPTDDYLIAAFKAHGERLNARVIAMILNQKGIKTKYLDPHEAGLTVTGEPNDAIVSPETYLNLDKIKIDSDEHIIFPGFFGITPSGHIATFSRGGSDITGAILAKGLHADLYENFTDVNGIFAANPAIIHHPQSIKTMTYREMRELSYAGFSVFHDEALIPAIEGEVPINVKNTHDPHNPGTMIVPDKLFKPLNPITGVASQKHFSALYLHKYLLNKEAGFTLRILQILYKHNIPYEHMPSGIDDITIIFNRQFLNDQLIDLICNEIQSLINPDQLEWIDDYAIIMIVGEGMKYEHGISSQILSSLNKEDISPQMINQGASQISIMIGTKKEEADQVVKTIYKQFF
- the dapD gene encoding 2,3,4,5-tetrahydropyridine-2,6-dicarboxylate N-acetyltransferase, which produces MSKLDAQSIINYIGNAPKKTPVKVYLKGELENIDFSEEIQDFVNAKSGVIFGDWQVVKEFLANHSQEIEDYHVENDARNSAVPLLDLKEINARIEPGALIRDQVVIGNNAVIMMGAVINIGAEIGDDSMIDMGAVLGGRAIVGKHCHVGANAVLAGVIEPASAEPVRIDDNVLIGANAVVIEGVHVGEGAVIAAGAIVTHDVAPYTVVAGVPAKVIKKVDQKTESKTGLEDNLRKI
- the dapF gene encoding diaminopimelate epimerase, giving the protein MSTLYKVHGSQNHFFILDQTELSTPLTDTELVEFTKKITNPSSGILNGADGVLAINSPTRPQALAQMRVINADGSEASMCGNGLRTVARYLFEKYNQDNFLVDTMNANLRVRKHDNLAKGVKAFAVEISPVSFNKSSLPFQNLGYNRIIDQYLPEIYPGLRFTSIAVPNPHLISFMDQNQIESNILKEVGEYLNGDNPYFPDGVNVNFAQIIDKNKLFVRTYERGVGFTNACGTGMSATSLAFCLTYPEKGFFNQSIDVYNPGGKVQTIVHHENHTYWIELIGNATFTDQIEISEADLHNCDFSSINITSTEEESDYQNFIQNLPHFNNFSAN
- the lysA gene encoding diaminopimelate decarboxylase, with amino-acid sequence MNSQITNQINQAGHLTIGGVDSLKLAKEYGTPLVVYDVSQIRNQIRAFKKVFEEEQVNYAVSYASKAFASIAMYQVANEEGAYTDVVSAGELYTAMKANFPMERISFHGNNKSKEELEMAVKNHVGKIMIDNFYEIDLLRQVLEEQDSEINVMLRITPGISAHTHEYDQTGQVDSKFGFDLKSGQADKALQEVLKNQRMHMLGIHAHIGSQIFELNGFEMAAAKLVDVAASWRKNYDYTAQVINVGGGFGIKYVQEDHPLKPEEFVKAIVKTIKDEATKYNFPIPEIDIEPGRSIVGPAGYNLYKVGSMKEIPGLVPYVAVDGGMGDNIRPALYQAKYETVLANDPQRKASQEFHVAGKYCESGDILADAKLPSLKAGDILAMLDTGAYGYSMASNYNRNPRPAVVFAEDGKAQVVIRRESLEDLVHLDQDYNI